Proteins found in one Anas platyrhynchos isolate ZD024472 breed Pekin duck chromosome 18, IASCAAS_PekinDuck_T2T, whole genome shotgun sequence genomic segment:
- the NR6A1 gene encoding nuclear receptor subfamily 6 group A member 1 isoform X5 — protein MSRKQRNRCQYCRLLKCLQMGMNRKAIREDGMPGGRNKSIGPVQISEEEIERIMSGQEFEGEANMSWSNNGDSDHSSPGNGVSESNQPSPVSTPSSSRSVELNGFAALRDQYIGTPVSMHYQYLPHLFSYSAHSALMPPQARSLDPQSHSLINQLVSAEDLQPLGTPMLIEDGYKVTQAELFALLCRLADELLFRQIAWIKKLPFFCELSIKDYTCLLSSTWQELILLSSLTVYSKQIFGDLADVTSKYSPSDDELHRFSEEGMEVMERLIYLFRKFNQLKVSNEEYACMKAINFLNQDIRGLTNASQLEQLNKRYWYVCQDFTEYKYPHQPNRFPDLMMCLPEIRYIAGKMVNVPLEQLPLLFKAVLHSCKTSASKE, from the exons ATGTCACGCAAGCAGCGCAACAGGTGCCAGTACTGCCGGCTGCTCAAATGCCTCCAGATGGGGATGAACCGGAAAG caatCAGAGAGGATGGCATGCCAGGAGGCAGAAACAAAAGTATCGGGCCTGTCCAG ATATCGGAGGAAGAGATTGAAAGAATTATGTCTGGACAAGAATTTGAGGGAGAGGCAAACATGTCATGGAGCAACAACGGAGACAGCGACCACAGCTCCCCTGGAAATGGAGTTTCTGAGAGCAACCAGCCTTCACCTGTTTCTACTCCATCTTCAAG TAGGTCTGTGGAGCTGAATGGATTCGCTGCACTCAGGGATCAGTATATTGGGACGCCGGTGTCCATGCACTATCAGTACCTCCCGCACCTTTTTAGCTATTCTGCTCACTCGGCTCTGATGCCCCCGCAAGCGCGCAGCCTGGACCCCCAGTCGCACAGCCTGATCAATCAGCTGGTGTCAGCGGAGGACTTGCAGCCACTCGGCACTCCGATGCTCATTGAAGACGG GTATAAAGTGACTCAGGCAGAGCTGTTTGCATTGTTGTGTCGTCTGGCGGATGAATTGCTTTTCAGGCAGATTGCTTGGATCAAGAAGCTGCCGTTCTTCTGTGAACTCTCGATCAAGGACTATACCTGCCTGCTCAGCTccacctggcaggagctgatcCTGCTTTCCTCGCTGACTGTTTACAGCAAGCAGATCTTTGGTGACCTCGCGGATGTCACCTCCAAGTACTCTCCCTCTGATGACGAGCTGCACAG ATTCAGTGAAGAGGGGATGGAGGTGATGGAGCGGTTGATCTACCTCTTTCGCAAATTTAACCAGTTGAAGGTCAGCAACGAGGAGTATGCGTGCATGAAAGCCATTAACTTCCTAAACCAAG ACATTAGGGGACTGACTAACGCctcccagctggagcagctgaaCAAGCGGTACTGGTATGTCTGCCAGGATTTCACAGAGTACAAATACCCCCATCAGCCCAACCGTTTTCCGGATTTAATGATGTGTTTGCCAGAGATACGATATATAGCAG GAAAAATGGTGAACGTCCCGCTGGAGCAGCTGCCTCTCCTTTTTAAGGCCGTTCTACATTCCTGCAAGACGAGCGCGAGCAAAGAGTGA
- the NR6A1 gene encoding nuclear receptor subfamily 6 group A member 1 isoform X1: MELEPPAELPEPCAAAKGPPRSATDVEQMSSSSPVLPVNSMGNDRVEQRTCLICGDRATGLHYGIISCEGCKGFFKRSICNKRVYRCSRDKNCVMSRKQRNRCQYCRLLKCLQMGMNRKAIREDGMPGGRNKSIGPVQISEEEIERIMSGQEFEGEANMSWSNNGDSDHSSPGNGVSESNQPSPVSTPSSSRSVELNGFAALRDQYIGTPVSMHYQYLPHLFSYSAHSALMPPQARSLDPQSHSLINQLVSAEDLQPLGTPMLIEDGYKVTQAELFALLCRLADELLFRQIAWIKKLPFFCELSIKDYTCLLSSTWQELILLSSLTVYSKQIFGDLADVTSKYSPSDDELHRFSEEGMEVMERLIYLFRKFNQLKVSNEEYACMKAINFLNQDIRGLTNASQLEQLNKRYWYVCQDFTEYKYPHQPNRFPDLMMCLPEIRYIAGKMVNVPLEQLPLLFKAVLHSCKTSASKE, encoded by the exons ATGACCGGGTTGAGCAGCGAACCTGCCTGATCTGCGGGGACAGAGCCACGGGGCTGCACTATGGGATCATCTCCTGCGAGGGCTGCAAGGGGTTTTTCAAAAGGAGCATTTGCAACAAGCGGGTTTACAGATGCAGCCGGGACAAGAACTGCGTCATGTCACGCAAGCAGCGCAACAGGTGCCAGTACTGCCGGCTGCTCAAATGCCTCCAGATGGGGATGAACCGGAAAG caatCAGAGAGGATGGCATGCCAGGAGGCAGAAACAAAAGTATCGGGCCTGTCCAG ATATCGGAGGAAGAGATTGAAAGAATTATGTCTGGACAAGAATTTGAGGGAGAGGCAAACATGTCATGGAGCAACAACGGAGACAGCGACCACAGCTCCCCTGGAAATGGAGTTTCTGAGAGCAACCAGCCTTCACCTGTTTCTACTCCATCTTCAAG TAGGTCTGTGGAGCTGAATGGATTCGCTGCACTCAGGGATCAGTATATTGGGACGCCGGTGTCCATGCACTATCAGTACCTCCCGCACCTTTTTAGCTATTCTGCTCACTCGGCTCTGATGCCCCCGCAAGCGCGCAGCCTGGACCCCCAGTCGCACAGCCTGATCAATCAGCTGGTGTCAGCGGAGGACTTGCAGCCACTCGGCACTCCGATGCTCATTGAAGACGG GTATAAAGTGACTCAGGCAGAGCTGTTTGCATTGTTGTGTCGTCTGGCGGATGAATTGCTTTTCAGGCAGATTGCTTGGATCAAGAAGCTGCCGTTCTTCTGTGAACTCTCGATCAAGGACTATACCTGCCTGCTCAGCTccacctggcaggagctgatcCTGCTTTCCTCGCTGACTGTTTACAGCAAGCAGATCTTTGGTGACCTCGCGGATGTCACCTCCAAGTACTCTCCCTCTGATGACGAGCTGCACAG ATTCAGTGAAGAGGGGATGGAGGTGATGGAGCGGTTGATCTACCTCTTTCGCAAATTTAACCAGTTGAAGGTCAGCAACGAGGAGTATGCGTGCATGAAAGCCATTAACTTCCTAAACCAAG ACATTAGGGGACTGACTAACGCctcccagctggagcagctgaaCAAGCGGTACTGGTATGTCTGCCAGGATTTCACAGAGTACAAATACCCCCATCAGCCCAACCGTTTTCCGGATTTAATGATGTGTTTGCCAGAGATACGATATATAGCAG GAAAAATGGTGAACGTCCCGCTGGAGCAGCTGCCTCTCCTTTTTAAGGCCGTTCTACATTCCTGCAAGACGAGCGCGAGCAAAGAGTGA
- the NR6A1 gene encoding nuclear receptor subfamily 6 group A member 1 isoform X3 codes for MFPGTATDVEQMSSSSPVLPVNSMGNDRVEQRTCLICGDRATGLHYGIISCEGCKGFFKRSICNKRVYRCSRDKNCVMSRKQRNRCQYCRLLKCLQMGMNRKAIREDGMPGGRNKSIGPVQISEEEIERIMSGQEFEGEANMSWSNNGDSDHSSPGNGVSESNQPSPVSTPSSSRSVELNGFAALRDQYIGTPVSMHYQYLPHLFSYSAHSALMPPQARSLDPQSHSLINQLVSAEDLQPLGTPMLIEDGYKVTQAELFALLCRLADELLFRQIAWIKKLPFFCELSIKDYTCLLSSTWQELILLSSLTVYSKQIFGDLADVTSKYSPSDDELHRFSEEGMEVMERLIYLFRKFNQLKVSNEEYACMKAINFLNQDIRGLTNASQLEQLNKRYWYVCQDFTEYKYPHQPNRFPDLMMCLPEIRYIAGKMVNVPLEQLPLLFKAVLHSCKTSASKE; via the exons ATGACCGGGTTGAGCAGCGAACCTGCCTGATCTGCGGGGACAGAGCCACGGGGCTGCACTATGGGATCATCTCCTGCGAGGGCTGCAAGGGGTTTTTCAAAAGGAGCATTTGCAACAAGCGGGTTTACAGATGCAGCCGGGACAAGAACTGCGTCATGTCACGCAAGCAGCGCAACAGGTGCCAGTACTGCCGGCTGCTCAAATGCCTCCAGATGGGGATGAACCGGAAAG caatCAGAGAGGATGGCATGCCAGGAGGCAGAAACAAAAGTATCGGGCCTGTCCAG ATATCGGAGGAAGAGATTGAAAGAATTATGTCTGGACAAGAATTTGAGGGAGAGGCAAACATGTCATGGAGCAACAACGGAGACAGCGACCACAGCTCCCCTGGAAATGGAGTTTCTGAGAGCAACCAGCCTTCACCTGTTTCTACTCCATCTTCAAG TAGGTCTGTGGAGCTGAATGGATTCGCTGCACTCAGGGATCAGTATATTGGGACGCCGGTGTCCATGCACTATCAGTACCTCCCGCACCTTTTTAGCTATTCTGCTCACTCGGCTCTGATGCCCCCGCAAGCGCGCAGCCTGGACCCCCAGTCGCACAGCCTGATCAATCAGCTGGTGTCAGCGGAGGACTTGCAGCCACTCGGCACTCCGATGCTCATTGAAGACGG GTATAAAGTGACTCAGGCAGAGCTGTTTGCATTGTTGTGTCGTCTGGCGGATGAATTGCTTTTCAGGCAGATTGCTTGGATCAAGAAGCTGCCGTTCTTCTGTGAACTCTCGATCAAGGACTATACCTGCCTGCTCAGCTccacctggcaggagctgatcCTGCTTTCCTCGCTGACTGTTTACAGCAAGCAGATCTTTGGTGACCTCGCGGATGTCACCTCCAAGTACTCTCCCTCTGATGACGAGCTGCACAG ATTCAGTGAAGAGGGGATGGAGGTGATGGAGCGGTTGATCTACCTCTTTCGCAAATTTAACCAGTTGAAGGTCAGCAACGAGGAGTATGCGTGCATGAAAGCCATTAACTTCCTAAACCAAG ACATTAGGGGACTGACTAACGCctcccagctggagcagctgaaCAAGCGGTACTGGTATGTCTGCCAGGATTTCACAGAGTACAAATACCCCCATCAGCCCAACCGTTTTCCGGATTTAATGATGTGTTTGCCAGAGATACGATATATAGCAG GAAAAATGGTGAACGTCCCGCTGGAGCAGCTGCCTCTCCTTTTTAAGGCCGTTCTACATTCCTGCAAGACGAGCGCGAGCAAAGAGTGA
- the NR6A1 gene encoding nuclear receptor subfamily 6 group A member 1 isoform X4, whose amino-acid sequence MKRDSTCGEDDRVEQRTCLICGDRATGLHYGIISCEGCKGFFKRSICNKRVYRCSRDKNCVMSRKQRNRCQYCRLLKCLQMGMNRKAIREDGMPGGRNKSIGPVQISEEEIERIMSGQEFEGEANMSWSNNGDSDHSSPGNGVSESNQPSPVSTPSSSRSVELNGFAALRDQYIGTPVSMHYQYLPHLFSYSAHSALMPPQARSLDPQSHSLINQLVSAEDLQPLGTPMLIEDGYKVTQAELFALLCRLADELLFRQIAWIKKLPFFCELSIKDYTCLLSSTWQELILLSSLTVYSKQIFGDLADVTSKYSPSDDELHRFSEEGMEVMERLIYLFRKFNQLKVSNEEYACMKAINFLNQDIRGLTNASQLEQLNKRYWYVCQDFTEYKYPHQPNRFPDLMMCLPEIRYIAGKMVNVPLEQLPLLFKAVLHSCKTSASKE is encoded by the exons ATGACCGGGTTGAGCAGCGAACCTGCCTGATCTGCGGGGACAGAGCCACGGGGCTGCACTATGGGATCATCTCCTGCGAGGGCTGCAAGGGGTTTTTCAAAAGGAGCATTTGCAACAAGCGGGTTTACAGATGCAGCCGGGACAAGAACTGCGTCATGTCACGCAAGCAGCGCAACAGGTGCCAGTACTGCCGGCTGCTCAAATGCCTCCAGATGGGGATGAACCGGAAAG caatCAGAGAGGATGGCATGCCAGGAGGCAGAAACAAAAGTATCGGGCCTGTCCAG ATATCGGAGGAAGAGATTGAAAGAATTATGTCTGGACAAGAATTTGAGGGAGAGGCAAACATGTCATGGAGCAACAACGGAGACAGCGACCACAGCTCCCCTGGAAATGGAGTTTCTGAGAGCAACCAGCCTTCACCTGTTTCTACTCCATCTTCAAG TAGGTCTGTGGAGCTGAATGGATTCGCTGCACTCAGGGATCAGTATATTGGGACGCCGGTGTCCATGCACTATCAGTACCTCCCGCACCTTTTTAGCTATTCTGCTCACTCGGCTCTGATGCCCCCGCAAGCGCGCAGCCTGGACCCCCAGTCGCACAGCCTGATCAATCAGCTGGTGTCAGCGGAGGACTTGCAGCCACTCGGCACTCCGATGCTCATTGAAGACGG GTATAAAGTGACTCAGGCAGAGCTGTTTGCATTGTTGTGTCGTCTGGCGGATGAATTGCTTTTCAGGCAGATTGCTTGGATCAAGAAGCTGCCGTTCTTCTGTGAACTCTCGATCAAGGACTATACCTGCCTGCTCAGCTccacctggcaggagctgatcCTGCTTTCCTCGCTGACTGTTTACAGCAAGCAGATCTTTGGTGACCTCGCGGATGTCACCTCCAAGTACTCTCCCTCTGATGACGAGCTGCACAG ATTCAGTGAAGAGGGGATGGAGGTGATGGAGCGGTTGATCTACCTCTTTCGCAAATTTAACCAGTTGAAGGTCAGCAACGAGGAGTATGCGTGCATGAAAGCCATTAACTTCCTAAACCAAG ACATTAGGGGACTGACTAACGCctcccagctggagcagctgaaCAAGCGGTACTGGTATGTCTGCCAGGATTTCACAGAGTACAAATACCCCCATCAGCCCAACCGTTTTCCGGATTTAATGATGTGTTTGCCAGAGATACGATATATAGCAG GAAAAATGGTGAACGTCCCGCTGGAGCAGCTGCCTCTCCTTTTTAAGGCCGTTCTACATTCCTGCAAGACGAGCGCGAGCAAAGAGTGA
- the NR6A1 gene encoding nuclear receptor subfamily 6 group A member 1 isoform X2, translating to MELEPPAELPEPCAAAKGPPRSATDVEQMSSSSPVLPVNSMGNDRVEQRTCLICGDRATGLHYGIISCEGCKGFFKRSICNKRVYRCSRDKNCVMSRKQRNRCQYCRLLKCLQMGMNRKAIREDGMPGGRNKSIGPVQISEEEIERIMSGQEFEGEANMSWSNNGDSDHSSPGNGVSESNQPSPVSTPSSRSVELNGFAALRDQYIGTPVSMHYQYLPHLFSYSAHSALMPPQARSLDPQSHSLINQLVSAEDLQPLGTPMLIEDGYKVTQAELFALLCRLADELLFRQIAWIKKLPFFCELSIKDYTCLLSSTWQELILLSSLTVYSKQIFGDLADVTSKYSPSDDELHRFSEEGMEVMERLIYLFRKFNQLKVSNEEYACMKAINFLNQDIRGLTNASQLEQLNKRYWYVCQDFTEYKYPHQPNRFPDLMMCLPEIRYIAGKMVNVPLEQLPLLFKAVLHSCKTSASKE from the exons ATGACCGGGTTGAGCAGCGAACCTGCCTGATCTGCGGGGACAGAGCCACGGGGCTGCACTATGGGATCATCTCCTGCGAGGGCTGCAAGGGGTTTTTCAAAAGGAGCATTTGCAACAAGCGGGTTTACAGATGCAGCCGGGACAAGAACTGCGTCATGTCACGCAAGCAGCGCAACAGGTGCCAGTACTGCCGGCTGCTCAAATGCCTCCAGATGGGGATGAACCGGAAAG caatCAGAGAGGATGGCATGCCAGGAGGCAGAAACAAAAGTATCGGGCCTGTCCAG ATATCGGAGGAAGAGATTGAAAGAATTATGTCTGGACAAGAATTTGAGGGAGAGGCAAACATGTCATGGAGCAACAACGGAGACAGCGACCACAGCTCCCCTGGAAATGGAGTTTCTGAGAGCAACCAGCCTTCACCTGTTTCTACTCCATCTTCAAG GTCTGTGGAGCTGAATGGATTCGCTGCACTCAGGGATCAGTATATTGGGACGCCGGTGTCCATGCACTATCAGTACCTCCCGCACCTTTTTAGCTATTCTGCTCACTCGGCTCTGATGCCCCCGCAAGCGCGCAGCCTGGACCCCCAGTCGCACAGCCTGATCAATCAGCTGGTGTCAGCGGAGGACTTGCAGCCACTCGGCACTCCGATGCTCATTGAAGACGG GTATAAAGTGACTCAGGCAGAGCTGTTTGCATTGTTGTGTCGTCTGGCGGATGAATTGCTTTTCAGGCAGATTGCTTGGATCAAGAAGCTGCCGTTCTTCTGTGAACTCTCGATCAAGGACTATACCTGCCTGCTCAGCTccacctggcaggagctgatcCTGCTTTCCTCGCTGACTGTTTACAGCAAGCAGATCTTTGGTGACCTCGCGGATGTCACCTCCAAGTACTCTCCCTCTGATGACGAGCTGCACAG ATTCAGTGAAGAGGGGATGGAGGTGATGGAGCGGTTGATCTACCTCTTTCGCAAATTTAACCAGTTGAAGGTCAGCAACGAGGAGTATGCGTGCATGAAAGCCATTAACTTCCTAAACCAAG ACATTAGGGGACTGACTAACGCctcccagctggagcagctgaaCAAGCGGTACTGGTATGTCTGCCAGGATTTCACAGAGTACAAATACCCCCATCAGCCCAACCGTTTTCCGGATTTAATGATGTGTTTGCCAGAGATACGATATATAGCAG GAAAAATGGTGAACGTCCCGCTGGAGCAGCTGCCTCTCCTTTTTAAGGCCGTTCTACATTCCTGCAAGACGAGCGCGAGCAAAGAGTGA